Within the Chromobacterium paludis genome, the region ACCGTTGATAAATTTATACATTCGTGGACTTATTACCAAAAAGCATCTTTCTGTAATTTTCTGTATTTTGTTAAGTGTGATCATATTGCTTTTCTTTGTAAGAGATTACTTTGTTGGTTCGAGCGTTCTATTTCAAATGTATATTCTTGCTCCCGTTGCTGCTTTTGATCAAATAGTATTAGGTAAGTTTTCGCTGAACAGCCCTGAGTATGATTTTTTGACTCCATTTTATGATTTTTTTAATTTGGCAATAGATAGAAGTCGTGACACTCACTGGGTTGATGTTGGAGTGCCAACAAATGTTTTCACTGTTTTTGGTATTCTGACAAATGATTTTGGTGGATTTGGTTGTGTTATAATTTTTAGTCTGCTAGGTGTGTTGAGTAGAGTTATATATATTAAAGCAAGAAATAATCAGAATGTTATTCTGTTAACCCTGTTGGGTTGGGTGATTTATGGAGTTGGATTATCTTTTTTTTCAGATGGTTTGCTTGGTATGATCGGAACATATTCAAAGTATCTTCTTTTAATATATTTTATAGACTGTTTTTTCTCAAAAAGAATTAAGATATCATGAGAGTTGCATTTATATTACCATCAAATGCGAAAGCTGCACCTAATGTAGTTGCTAGCCTTTTAATAAAGCAATTAGTGAAGAGTAATATTGTAGTTGATTTATTTGTTTTTAAATTTTCTGAAGTTGATCGTGAGTTGCCTTTTGAAATCAAACCAGTTTTATTGAATTTTAAATTTGAATTTTCTAATTATGACATTGTGCATTCTATGGGTTTTAAACCTGATTTATTCGTCTTTATGAATAAAATGCTAGGTAAAATTGGCAGCTGTAAGATTGTTACTACAATTCATAGTGATGTAAAAAAAGATCTCATAGACTTGTATGGATTTTGTCGTGGCTTTTTTTTCTCAACATTATGGCGATGCGCTAGCTGCAAATTTGATGCAAGGATATTTCTGAATAACATTCAGATGTCTAATTTTGGATTTCATTCGAAGTATCTTATTAACAGGGTTATTCCAAATGCGGTAGAGCTTTCTGATTATAAATTTAGTTGGCAAGTGAAGATGAAAAATATAGTTCTTTATTGTGGAGCATTGAGGGATATAAAAGGCGTAGATATTGCATTAAATTCAGTAAGATTTTCAAATTTATTTAATTTAGATGTAGTGGGTGATGGGAGTAAGAGATCTGTTCGTAGGTATCATGATATTGTTAAACAAAATGATATAGAAGGGCGTGTAAGATTTTTAGGACATTCAAGTGATGTCAATACTCTACTTTCAAAATATAAAATAATTATTGTTCCTTCTCGCTCTGAAGGATTTGGATTGATAATATTAGAAGCTATATATAGCGGGCTGTATGTTATTTGTAATGATATACCTGAGCTAAGAAGTTTATTTAATAATTTTCCAGTTTTTTTCTACAAGGAAAATGATGCAAAAAGCCTTGCGTTGGTGATAGAAAAAATATTGGACTTGCCGGATATACGCAGTGTTGATAATTTTTTTAAGGAAAAATTTGCACCTGATATAATGGGAAGGGCATATATTAATGTGTATAAAGAGCTTGCAGCCGAGTAAATAGATGGCTAATGTGTTAAATTAAATTATTTGTATGGTGATCTACATTAATATTTGTTCTGTATGTTGTGTAAAATGATAATTAAAATTGCCAATCCTTGGATTGGCAAAACAAGTTTAATAGATGTCAAGTTTTAGATTTTTGGCTCCTCTCTATTCGAATAATATATGGAGCGCTGTTTTTGGCCTGAATCGATGTTCACTAATTTATTGATAGTCCTATTGAATATTTGAGGTAGAACAGCACCTAACGCTTCAATATTTAGACAAGATTGTTTCTGGATTCGAAACTATGCCTTGCCAGCCTATTATTGATCTAGCTGTTGAAGATCCCATTTCAGCTGATGGAGAAGGGTGATTAACCAGCAATATCCAACTGAGTAATACTCAGTTCCTAATTCACGCTGAAGCATATGGTGAGCATGGTTATTGGATACGAAATAAAATTTTGGTCTGTGAAATGCAAAGCGGCTTTGGTGATGGAAATAATCGGGGCAAAACTGCGGTGCCCGAGGTTTTGTATTTTCCCTTTACAAGTGAGGACTGGGGCGCTAATAGAAGCAACGGCATAGGGTATATTCTATAGGTCAAGCTGATGAAAGACCACAAACAATATAAAAACCCGATTAGGGATCTATATGACGTTTACTTGACGCCATGCAGGAGCTACTGGGCTAAAAAATTTCAATGACCTGCAGGGCAAAGGATGATAAGTAACCAAGTTAGATCGACAAGGGTTAGCTAAGGTTAATATCCAAATATTGATGCGAAAGTTGTGGTCCTGGTTGGCATGCCCAGATGCACGGTGTCTTTTCCCGTGTAGGAGACTGTGCTGAAACTCCAACGGCACTTTTTGGTAACGATCAACGCGATGAACGAGGAGAATCGGCATTTGGCTGTAACTAGGTCGCTAGCCTTGTAAGCTTCAACAAGAAGGCCATACAAACAATTTCAAACGGTGAAGAAACGTCAGATGTCCTTTGTTCCCTCGAGCAGGCATTGTCCTCGATAGTCCAACGGTCTAATGCCGATGGGCTACTGATTAGAGCTGGCAAAATCGGACGCTGCGGCCTGATGCTTCTGATCCGATGCTAATTGCTTGGCTTGGATTTTCGCGCAGCGGCTAGTCGAAAACGGTAGAATCTGCGTTATAGAATGTATAGATCAGTAATTTGGCAGTTTGTGATGTGTGCGGGAAAAATTTTAGGTGAGAAGCGATAACGATATGTTGTTCATCAGCAGGTACTACACGGCGCTGGTCAAAGAGTTACGGTGTACACGCAAGTTCATTGCGTCGAAAGTCTGAAAATATCAGTCGAGTCGTAGCGGGATGATTTTTTCCCATATCAACCAGCGTCCGCATCGGTACGGTAGATGCAAACACTGGATAACGAATATAAATTAGCAGCCTGGTTTGAGTAGAAGCTGCTGGATCATTGCATTTGGATGATCATTGCTTTGTTGTTGTACGGTTTAAAAATGCGTAGCCATACTACTACGGGTGGGCAAGTTTCCAGATGCGCTTGCTCAAATTATTGTTTTAGCTGTGATAGCTACACAGGAGTGGGGTAGCCAGAGCCCCCGCAGGCAGTTCTGATTGTTTCCAATGATTGTCGGAAGTGCGTAGTCAAAGATATCCATTGAAGCTCCCAATCGGTGTGGTGAAGTAAGTCTTGGAACAGAGCTTGCTCTTTGCAGAGGCTGAGCGAAGATTGGTGATTGCCAAATACGCGCTGTAAAATGGGTGGTTTGATCGGTAAGCCGGTGGTGATAAACCTGCGCCTGCAGTGTGCAGCGTTACCTTGTTGGAGGCTGAGAAACGATGGCTGCGTAAGGAGCTAGCTAAGAATTGTCTGGGGCGCGATGTGATATAAAAAATGCAACATATTTTGTTTAAACAGACAGCTGTTGATTGATTTAGATGAGCTACCGATACTGCAAAGATATTAGTTTCATGCTCTTTGCGCATACTATTTCAGAAATTTTTCAGCATTTTATATACGTTATAGTAAGGTTAGGAATTGATATAACCCTTTTCATGTGGTGTTGCACGAATTTTAGACATCTAAAGCTTATTTGTTAATTTTTTACTGATTAACAATGGTGCCATCTACTAGGTAGATACCTACATTGTGAAAATTATAATAGTTGCTATTTTCTTTCAAATGTGTCTAGCGCTTTTAGTATTGAGTAAATTGCTTAGATATGTGTTTTGGTTGAACGGGTTAAATCTTAACTGAGGCAATGGTTGAATTGATGGTGAAAAATTAATCTGATCACCCTTAGAATGGCTATCGTGATAATAAGTGATTCAAATACGGACGTGCTTGTACCTACAGTAGGCTTTGGCACTTACGAATTTTCAAATTAGAAATTTACGATTAGGCATCGTAAGAGAAGAGTACCTGAATAAGATTGCATGGATGGTATTCAAATCTAACTTGATTTTTTATTATAATATTGTTTTATTTTTAATGTAGGTGAGTGGCATGTATACAATTTCTCCATTTCCCATTTCTATCGTAGTGGGAGGAGCTGGTTTCATTGGTGCAAATCTTTGTTCGATGCTGTTGGAGGCTGGACGAACGGTTGTAGTTGTTGATAACCTTTTACGTGGAAGTCGGGAGTATTTGGATTCTGAGTTTATTTCCTCTCGATTGTTCTTTATAGAAGCTGATCTTTCGGATAGGGTATCTGCGGAGTTGGCATTTACTAAGGCTCTTTCGTTTGGAACCGTTGATGAAGTTTGGCATTTAGCGGCAAACTCGGACATCCCTGCAGGTGTGGAAGATGCTGATGTTGATTTGAAGGATACCTTCTTAACAACTGTAGAGATACTGCGTTGCATGAAGAAATATAAAATTGGCAAGCTTTTTTTCGCTTCAAGTTCAGCAATTTATGGAGATCTTGGTGATCAGCCGCTGCATGAGGAAATTGGTCCCCTTCTACCAATATCAAACTATGGTGCGATGAAACTGGCATCAGAGGCGATCATAAGTGCGGCAGCTGAAAGCCACCTTGAAAAAGCTTGTTTATTTCGCTTTCCTAATGTTGTGGGTGTGCCTGCTACCCATGGCGTCATCTTGGATTTTGTACGGAAACTAAAAGCGAATAATGGGCACCATCTTGAAGTACTGGGAAACGGTACTCAGCGTAAGTCTTACCTACACGTAAGTGACCTTGTTTCAGCTATGCTGCATATCCGTGCCCGCACAGATTTACCTAAGATCTTTCCTATTAATATTGGCCCTATTGATGAGGGAGTCTATGTTCACTGGATAGCTGAGCAGGTTGTCCAGCGTGTGGCGCCAGATGCAGATATTTACTTTGGTAATAGTAATCGCGGTTGGATTGGCGATGTTCCTAAATTCCATTACTCTACGTCCAAGGTTCAAGATTTAGGTTGGAAGCCAGAGCTAGGATCTGAGGCTGCAGTACTTTGCGCAATTAATGAAATAGCTTGTCAAGAAGGCTTTTAGGAATTGTTATGCGTGATCTAACTCCACGTATTAGCATTGTGGTACCTACTTTCAATGAGGCACCTCATATCATTCGCGCTAGCCTTGAAAGCATTCAGCGTCAGACCTTCACGGACTACGAATGCATTGTTGTTGATGAGAGTACTCAGCCGGAACTTGCCGAATACTGCCGAGTAGTTTGCTCTGAGGATTCTAGATTTGTTTATATACATCCAAATGAGCGTCTTGGATTAGCTAAAAGCCTTAATCTTGCAATTTCTATGTCTCGTGGGAATTTGATCGCAAGATTTGATTCTGATGATATTTGTATTTCGGACCGGCTTGCGCTTCAAGTTGCATTTCTTGATGCTCACCCGGAAGTATCATTGGTTGGTGGGGCGCTTGAGATTATAAACAGTGAGGGCAATACGCTTGCTCATCGCCTATATCCTGAGTCCTCTTCAGATATTGCGAAAGGTATGCAGGTTACGAACACGATTGCGCACCCGACAGTCATGTTTCGTAAAGAAGTTTTTGAACGATATGGTGGATATAATGGTGATTATCGTTTCTCGGAAGATTTGGAGCTGTGGTTGCGGTGGCTTAATGCGGGGCTTAAATTTGCTAATTTACAAAAAGTACTCGTTCAGTATAGGCAAGACAGTACTTGTCGGAATCAAAAACATTGGCGGTATAATCTGAAAGCACGCATTTCAAACTTCTGTATCCGCTATTTAATTATCCGTATTTTGGGTATAGCTGCTATTGCTTTTTGGGCTGTGCTACCTAACCCAGTTCAGGAGTTTTTCTTTAAGCTCCTGATCTTACAGCGCCGCAATCAGGGAGTGCCACAGTGAGTGAGTTAGCAAAGAAGAGTAACGTAGCAATTTTGGCTGGTGGGATGGGGACGAGGCTCCGAGAACGTAGCGGCGATCTACCAAAGCCCATGGTGCCAGTGCTCGGTAAACCGGTGTTACAGCATCAAATTGAATTATGTCGGAAGTATGGATTTACTGACATTGCATTATTGGTGCAGCATCGCTACGAGAAAATCGCTGACTTCTTTGGTGATGGTTCGGCTTTCGATGTATCGCTCACCTATGTGATAGAGGAGGTGCCACGCGGGACTGCCGGTGCACTACGTGACGCATTGCCTATTCTTGACGAGCGTTTTTTAGTTTTGTATGGCGATACTTTTATTGATGTCAACTTGCGAAAATTTTGGAATGCGCATATATCATCTAGTGCGGCTGGCATGTTATTGCTACACCCAAATGATCATCCGCAAGATTCTGATTTGGTTGATATTGATAGTCAAGGTAAAGTGCAAGGTATCCTTCCATACCCACACCCACCGGGTCGGGTTGTGCGAAATCTAGTCAATGCGGCTTTGTATGTACTTGAGCGTGATGGGCTGGAAGATGTGACACCTGCTAAAGGTAAGGCTGATATCGCGAAGAACATGTTTCCGCTCATGTTAGGCTTGGGGCGGCATCTTCATGGATACATAACCCCAGAATATATTAAGGACATGGGGACGCCTGATCGCCTTGACAAAGTTGAGCGGGATTTGATCTTAGGCCTTCCGGAGAGGCTTTCATGCCGACATCTTCGTCGCGCGGTATTTCTTGATCGTGATGGTACGTTGAACCGTGAAGTTAATCATCTTAAGACTCGTGATCAACTGGAATTGCTGCCTGGTGTTGCCGCTGCAGTGCGTAGCTTAAACCGTAATGGTACTCTCGCTGTGGTCGTTACTAATCAACCAGTTGTTGCTCGTGGTGATGTAACCCTCGAAGAGCTTGAGCAGATCCATGCTGGACTCGAGTCTGAGCTTGGTGCTGGTGGTGCTTTTCTTGATGGCCTATATTTTTGCCCACATCATCCTGACAAAGGTTTTCCTGGTGAGGTGATGGCGCTCAAGTTAGCTTGTCGTTGTCGTAAACCTGAACCAGGCCTCATAGATGTGGCCTGTCAAGATTTAAACATTGATCGGCATAACTCTTGGATGGTTGGTGATACAACCTCAGACATTGAGGCTGGTCAACGCGCAGGTGTGAGGACCATTCTGTTGCGAACTGGTTATGCAGGAGGTGATGCCAAGTGCAATATTCGTGCAGATTACACTTGCGCTGATTTGTCCGATGCAACTGATTGGATTCTTAGAGGGCATGCAGACCTGTCCCAGCGGATGATGTCGATAGCGATGACGGCGAGCCGTGGTAAACGTATTGTGTTGATAGGCGGACTTGCTCGCGCTGGTAAGAGTTTTGCGGCCCAAGTGCTAAAAGAACTACTACATTCGATTGGTTGTAAGTCTCATGTTATTTCTCTCGATGGATGGTTAAAACCGAAATATTTGAGATCCGAGAGAGTTGGGGTGTGTGATCGCTATGAGTTGTCTAAGGTTGGTGGCTTGATCGCAGAGGTGGCCCGCTCTGCTTCGCGCGAGTTGCTTTGTGAACCATTGTATGACCGTGTCACTGGTACTGCTGGGGCGCTTTCGATAGAACACTCAATTGGGCCTAATGATGTCCTTATTGTTGAGGGTGTCCCTGCACTTTTGATAGATGAACTCAGTAGTTTGCAGGGTACTGTCAAAGTATATATTGATATTGATGAAGCTCTGCGTTCAAAAAGATTGGCTGCTGACTACGCATGGAGAGATGTTCAAATTGATCAATCAATAAATACGTTGGCTATGAGAGAGTATGATGAAATTTCGATGGTTATGAAAACACGAGCGCTGGCAGAGTTTGTCGTTCAGCAGAAGTTAGGGAGGGAAAGTGAATGATTGTTAGTAAGACTCCATTGAGGATGAGCTTCGTGGGGGGGGGCAGTGATCTCCCTGCTTTCTATCGTGAGGAAGTCGGTGCTGTATTATCGACATCTATCGACAAGTATATATATGTTTGTGTTAACAAAAAATTTGATGGCAGAATACGAGTCAGTTATACACGGACTGAAGATGTTGAGTTGAGGCAGCAAGTAGAGCATCCGCTTGTGCGCGAGGCTCTCGACTTACTTAGAATTGATGGCGGTATTGAAATTGTATCCATGGCGGATATTCCTTCTAAGGGGTCTGGCTTAGGGTCATCTAGTACCTACACAGTTGGCTTACTTAATGCCCTCTATGCGTATAGGAATCAATTTGCTTCAAAAGGTATACTGGCTGATCAGGCATGTGATATTGAGATCAATCGATGCGGAGAACCGATCGGTAAGCAGGATCAATATGCTGCAGCCTTTGGAGGCCTTAACCTTATCAGATTCCATCCAGATGATTCAGTTTCTGTAGATCCTGTTATCTGTAAGCCTGAGATATTGCAGATGATGGAAGATTCCATGATTGTATTTTTTACGGGCCGTACGCGTAGCGCATCTGCAGTGCTCGCGAATCAGTCTGTTGCTTTGCAGACTTCTGATCGTAAATCATTAATGCGTCGAATGGTGCAATTAGCTTTTGAGATGAAAGAGCAGTTAGAGTCAGGGTCACTTGATTACTTCGGTGACTTGCTAGATGAGAATTGGAGACTTAAAGCACAACTTACTGAAGGTATTTCTGATCCACAAATTGATTCTTGGTATTCTCGGGGGCTTGCCAATGGTGCATTGGGAGGGAAATTACTAGGTGCTGGCAATGGAGGTTTTATATTGTTTTATGCACCAAAAGAAAGGCATCCTAAAATAATTTCTGCACTGGCTGAGTTGCAGCAAGTTAAATTCAGGTTTGATCGAGCAGGTGCTCAAATCGTTTTTTATCAACCGATTATGTGAGTTTTCATGTCTACAAATTTTACTGTCACTAATTATTTTGCTGCTCATGCTTTTTTGGGGCAGAAGATTGATACCGTTGCTTTTCAAAAAGGCATTGATATGATCAAGGCTGCTTTTGATAGCGGGAAGAAAATTATTACATGCGGTAATGGTGGTAGTGCATCAACTGCATCTCATTACATTACTGACTGGAATAAGATGGTTCATCTCACGACAGGAAAAAAATTCCGAGGAGTTTCTTTGTGCGATAATGTCGGGCTGATAACTGCTTACGGAAATGATTTGGCATATTCAGATGTTTTTTCAGGCCAGGTAGACGCCTTAATGGATGAGGGAGATTTGCTTGTTGCAGTAAGTGGTAGCGGAAATTCTCCTAATGTAATTAAGGCTATAGAGGCTGCTAAAAAGTCTGGTGGCATAGTTTTGGGTGTTGTAGGTTATGATGGTGGTAAGATGATGCCCATGTGTGATCATAATGTTTGGGTGCAATCCTTTGATATGCAACTTTGTGAAGATGTCCATCTTATGTTCGGACACATGGTAATGAAGACACTTTGTAATTTTTCAATAAAATAATGACCTGCTGAGCGACTTCTAAATCCAACAAGGTCTCCGTACTCGGTTATTATGATCACGCAATCTGAAAAATTTTTAAAGTCATCATCTTTTTATACGGTGGCTTTGTGTTTTGTAAGCATGCTTATTTTTTAATTTTTCTTTGGAGTCAAGCAGGGCAAGTTAAAAATAGAGTGACATTGTTTTCTAGAGATTTCTGAGGTGTTTGAAATACTATTTCCACTATTAGCTATTGCCGTTTTTAGAACCGCGCCGGCGCTTTGGATTGTAGAGCAGACTTGCCTAAATCCGTAAGCACTAAGATTTATTTTAAAGAAGAAGTTCAGTAATGCTACTCCAGACTGCTTATGCAGTAATATGATTACTTGGTGAGGGAATTGTTTGGCTAAAGTGTCGTGGGTTTGTTAAATGCATGAGCAACTGGGTAAATGTTTAAGCGCTTTTCTTAATTAAACTCGATTGTCTAGGCATTTTTAGTAAATTCAATTGGCACAATGAGGCTCGGTGCATTTAGAAGCAGAAAATTGGCATGTTTCGCTATAAAATTTGACCGAAAATACTGATCCCTTGTATTAGAAATTTAGAGATCACTTACGATAAACGTTGTAGTTTTTCGTGGAGTTCAGCGTGGCTGATAAAGTTATGGGAAAATGAGTACATTTCCTTGCTCGCGGACGGGTTTATCTTGTAATTTTGTGATAGAAGGCAATTGAATGCTATTAATTTTGTTTTGTTCTACGTTATTTGCCCTAGTGGCTGGGGCGGCACTGATACATTACGCTCATTTGCACGAGCATTTTTCAGCTGACCATGACCTTACTGGCGTACAAAAGTTTCATGCTAAACCCGTACCTAGGGTTGGAGGGCTGCCATTAATGGCAGGCTTGGTGATTGGAAGCTGTGTTGTGTTTTACCTAATAAGGTCATGGTTGCCAATATTATTAATTATTGCTTCAGTGCCTGCATTTGGTGTGGGTTTGCTAGAGGATTTGACAAAAAAGATCGGTCCTGGACCGCGGCTTTTTGCTACTTTTTTAGCAGCTGTTTTGGCATATTTTTTGGTCAACGCCGAGCTTGTGCGCTTGGATATTCCTGGTGTTGATATTCTACTCAAGCAGTTTTGGGTTCTTGCCTTGTTGTTGACCATTGTCGCGGTGGGTGGAGTTGCTCACGCTGTTAATATTATTGATGGTTACAACGGCTTGTCAGGCGTGGTGGCTATTTTCATATTCTTGGCAATGGCCTACGTGTCATTCAAAGTGCAGGACCAAGTGCTAATGGGCATTTGCTTTGCCATGATCGGTGCTATTGCAGGTTTCTTGTTCTGGAATTTCCCGCGGGGGATGATTTTTGCAGGGGATGGAGGGGCATATTTGGTCGGTTTTATGATGGCGGAGGTTGCCGTGCTGTTGGTTGGGCGACATTCAGAGGTTTCGCCGTGGTTCCCTCTGCTGTGTGTGATTTATCCTGTTTTTGAAACATTGTATTCAATTTACCGTAAAAAATTTCTCAGGGGAATGTCGCCGGGTATGCCGGATGGTTTGCACCTGCATATGCTTGTGTACAAACGTCTAGTACGTTGGATGGTGGGTTCTAAGGATGCTGCTCACCTCACCCAGCGCAATAGCCTGACGTCTCCCTACTTGTGGGCGCTGTCCTCGTTCTCGGTGGTGCCCGCCATGCTGTTCTGGAACAATACACCGGTGCTGATCGGCTTTGTGCTTGTATTCATGTTCAGTTACGTTCGCCTTTATCGGATGATCATCCGCTTCCGTACCCCTCGCTGGCTAATGCTGCGCAAGACCCCCAACGCCTGATCCTTTTTGAGCCTGCTGAAAATTGCCTCGGCAGGCTCTTGAAATCCCTCCCTCTCGTCCCTATCATTAGCACTCGCAACAGTCGAGTGCTAAGCCCTCGGCTGACGACTAAATAGATCCTGATGTTCAACTCCCAACAGCCAAAGCAATAGGAGAGATCCATGGCAATTCGTCCTCTGCACGACCGTGTTGTTATCAAGCGCCTCGAGGCTGAAGAAAAGACCGCTTCCGGCATCGTTCTGCCGGGTGCCGCGGCTGAGAAGCCGGACATGGGCGAGGTTCTGGCCGTCGGTAACGGCAAGATCCTGGAAAACGGCGAGCGCCGCCCGCTGGAGCTGAAGGTCGGCGACAAGGTGATCTTCGGCAAGTATTCCGGCCAAACCGTGAAGGTGGACGGCGACGAAGTCCTCGTGATGCGCGAGGAAGACGTAATGGGCATCGTTGAGTAATCCGACCCTTACTTTGACTTCATAAACAGATTCTGGAGATT harbors:
- a CDS encoding glycosyltransferase family 4 protein is translated as MRVAFILPSNAKAAPNVVASLLIKQLVKSNIVVDLFVFKFSEVDRELPFEIKPVLLNFKFEFSNYDIVHSMGFKPDLFVFMNKMLGKIGSCKIVTTIHSDVKKDLIDLYGFCRGFFFSTLWRCASCKFDARIFLNNIQMSNFGFHSKYLINRVIPNAVELSDYKFSWQVKMKNIVLYCGALRDIKGVDIALNSVRFSNLFNLDVVGDGSKRSVRRYHDIVKQNDIEGRVRFLGHSSDVNTLLSKYKIIIVPSRSEGFGLIILEAIYSGLYVICNDIPELRSLFNNFPVFFYKENDAKSLALVIEKILDLPDIRSVDNFFKEKFAPDIMGRAYINVYKELAAE
- the groES gene encoding co-chaperone GroES — protein: MAIRPLHDRVVIKRLEAEEKTASGIVLPGAAAEKPDMGEVLAVGNGKILENGERRPLELKVGDKVIFGKYSGQTVKVDGDEVLVMREEDVMGIVE
- a CDS encoding HAD-IIIA family hydrolase yields the protein MSELAKKSNVAILAGGMGTRLRERSGDLPKPMVPVLGKPVLQHQIELCRKYGFTDIALLVQHRYEKIADFFGDGSAFDVSLTYVIEEVPRGTAGALRDALPILDERFLVLYGDTFIDVNLRKFWNAHISSSAAGMLLLHPNDHPQDSDLVDIDSQGKVQGILPYPHPPGRVVRNLVNAALYVLERDGLEDVTPAKGKADIAKNMFPLMLGLGRHLHGYITPEYIKDMGTPDRLDKVERDLILGLPERLSCRHLRRAVFLDRDGTLNREVNHLKTRDQLELLPGVAAAVRSLNRNGTLAVVVTNQPVVARGDVTLEELEQIHAGLESELGAGGAFLDGLYFCPHHPDKGFPGEVMALKLACRCRKPEPGLIDVACQDLNIDRHNSWMVGDTTSDIEAGQRAGVRTILLRTGYAGGDAKCNIRADYTCADLSDATDWILRGHADLSQRMMSIAMTASRGKRIVLIGGLARAGKSFAAQVLKELLHSIGCKSHVISLDGWLKPKYLRSERVGVCDRYELSKVGGLIAEVARSASRELLCEPLYDRVTGTAGALSIEHSIGPNDVLIVEGVPALLIDELSSLQGTVKVYIDIDEALRSKRLAADYAWRDVQIDQSINTLAMREYDEISMVMKTRALAEFVVQQKLGRESE
- a CDS encoding D-sedoheptulose-7-phosphate isomerase, with translation MSTNFTVTNYFAAHAFLGQKIDTVAFQKGIDMIKAAFDSGKKIITCGNGGSASTASHYITDWNKMVHLTTGKKFRGVSLCDNVGLITAYGNDLAYSDVFSGQVDALMDEGDLLVAVSGSGNSPNVIKAIEAAKKSGGIVLGVVGYDGGKMMPMCDHNVWVQSFDMQLCEDVHLMFGHMVMKTLCNFSIK
- a CDS encoding glycosyltransferase, whose amino-acid sequence is MRDLTPRISIVVPTFNEAPHIIRASLESIQRQTFTDYECIVVDESTQPELAEYCRVVCSEDSRFVYIHPNERLGLAKSLNLAISMSRGNLIARFDSDDICISDRLALQVAFLDAHPEVSLVGGALEIINSEGNTLAHRLYPESSSDIAKGMQVTNTIAHPTVMFRKEVFERYGGYNGDYRFSEDLELWLRWLNAGLKFANLQKVLVQYRQDSTCRNQKHWRYNLKARISNFCIRYLIIRILGIAAIAFWAVLPNPVQEFFFKLLILQRRNQGVPQ
- a CDS encoding O-antigen polymerase, with the protein product MTLVFLSSLICFATLLKLKRDPVEPAFLLVIVWGLISGMEIYWGVYSISLYAQIIISASIAFFCMSSALISSRIFSSNKIYPNYINSNIGMYLSLFLVIFFPVFVNGLNGLSELSNTTAIELRDAMTESNHNKDLSPIISIGLNFPIVFLIYYTSVVSKVRDKWLFCLFFVGLLYILLSFSKGYLLQFVIPPLINLYIRGLITKKHLSVIFCILLSVIILLFFVRDYFVGSSVLFQMYILAPVAAFDQIVLGKFSLNSPEYDFLTPFYDFFNLAIDRSRDTHWVDVGVPTNVFTVFGILTNDFGGFGCVIIFSLLGVLSRVIYIKARNNQNVILLTLLGWVIYGVGLSFFSDGLLGMIGTYSKYLLLIYFIDCFFSKRIKIS
- a CDS encoding GHMP family kinase ATP-binding protein; translation: MIVSKTPLRMSFVGGGSDLPAFYREEVGAVLSTSIDKYIYVCVNKKFDGRIRVSYTRTEDVELRQQVEHPLVREALDLLRIDGGIEIVSMADIPSKGSGLGSSSTYTVGLLNALYAYRNQFASKGILADQACDIEINRCGEPIGKQDQYAAAFGGLNLIRFHPDDSVSVDPVICKPEILQMMEDSMIVFFTGRTRSASAVLANQSVALQTSDRKSLMRRMVQLAFEMKEQLESGSLDYFGDLLDENWRLKAQLTEGISDPQIDSWYSRGLANGALGGKLLGAGNGGFILFYAPKERHPKIISALAELQQVKFRFDRAGAQIVFYQPIM
- a CDS encoding SDR family NAD(P)-dependent oxidoreductase — encoded protein: MYTISPFPISIVVGGAGFIGANLCSMLLEAGRTVVVVDNLLRGSREYLDSEFISSRLFFIEADLSDRVSAELAFTKALSFGTVDEVWHLAANSDIPAGVEDADVDLKDTFLTTVEILRCMKKYKIGKLFFASSSAIYGDLGDQPLHEEIGPLLPISNYGAMKLASEAIISAAAESHLEKACLFRFPNVVGVPATHGVILDFVRKLKANNGHHLEVLGNGTQRKSYLHVSDLVSAMLHIRARTDLPKIFPINIGPIDEGVYVHWIAEQVVQRVAPDADIYFGNSNRGWIGDVPKFHYSTSKVQDLGWKPELGSEAAVLCAINEIACQEGF
- a CDS encoding MraY family glycosyltransferase, translated to MLLILFCSTLFALVAGAALIHYAHLHEHFSADHDLTGVQKFHAKPVPRVGGLPLMAGLVIGSCVVFYLIRSWLPILLIIASVPAFGVGLLEDLTKKIGPGPRLFATFLAAVLAYFLVNAELVRLDIPGVDILLKQFWVLALLLTIVAVGGVAHAVNIIDGYNGLSGVVAIFIFLAMAYVSFKVQDQVLMGICFAMIGAIAGFLFWNFPRGMIFAGDGGAYLVGFMMAEVAVLLVGRHSEVSPWFPLLCVIYPVFETLYSIYRKKFLRGMSPGMPDGLHLHMLVYKRLVRWMVGSKDAAHLTQRNSLTSPYLWALSSFSVVPAMLFWNNTPVLIGFVLVFMFSYVRLYRMIIRFRTPRWLMLRKTPNA